TCACACTTGTAGGGCCGCTCTCCAGTGTGACTGCGTCGATGCACTGTCAAGTTGCTGCAGTTCTTAAACACCTTGCCGCAATACTCGCAGGTGTCGCTGCGGCGGCTGTCCTTGGAGTTCGGCCTGCCGTTCCCGTGCGGAGTGCTGGCCCCGCTGCGGCCTGAAGCGGCGCGTTCCCCGTCCAGCTCGCCGGGAGGGGTGGAGAAGCGCAAGCTGCCGTTTTCCGACGAGTGCTCAGATGAGGAGGCGAAGGGCGATTGTCTGGAGTCCCCACCTGTGAAGTTGATGAAGGGGTCCTTGAGTTGTCGGGAGGCAGCGTAGCCAGCTAGCCACTGGGAGTAGACGTTCTCCGTGTTTGGGATAGTGGGAGTGTGGGCGTCGAGGTCCTTCTCCACCTTGATGCGCTTGGACAGTGGACTGAGGGAGCCGGGGCTGACCCGTCCCCTCAGCAGCTTCCTGGACAGGCCTTCGGTGGACAGAGGTCCCAGGCCGTTGATGGTGGTTGTGGTCCCATCATCTGCCCGGTCCAACTCCAGAGTGGAGTCCTCATCACCGGGTTCCTGGGACGAGCTCCTGCGGTGCGGGTGCAGGGCCTCGCTGTTCTGGTGGTGGCGGGCCCCTTCGAGGCGTAGGCTGAAGCGATAGtcgctcctttcctcctcttcttcgacTCCGGGATTAGTCtcaatttcctcctcctcctcctccccctcttcctcttcgtcttcctcttcttcctcctcctcctcctcctcctcttcctcctcgtcctcctcgcccTCGTCTTCTTCTCCATTGACCGGCATCAGGCCATTGTTCTCACTCTTGAACTTGGCCACCACTGACTTGAGAGCATCCGTGGCACTGCCGATCAGGTCACTGGTGCCAGGTTCAGGGGAGCTTGTAGTCGAGAGGCCGTCATCCGACTTGGCATTAAGAACCGAAGACTTGCTCTGACAGTGCGTTTTCATGTGTCGCTTCAGCTTGCTGGCCTGGGTGCAGGCGTGGTTACACAAGTGACACTTAAATGGCTTTTCCCCCGTGTGGCTTCGCCGGTGAACGATTAGGTTGCTCTGGAACTTGAAGGTCTTCCCGCAGAACTCACAAGACTTTGACTTGAGAGGTGTGCCTGGTTGGGTCGCATTGGACAGCGGATTAGGGGTGGAGCGTGAGCCAGAGGGCGACTGAGAGGTGGATAGGGGAGGCGTAGCTGAAAAGGGAGGCTTTGAACCTGGCTGGAATGGCTGCAGCAGCCGTTGCATAGGGCTGGGCCTGTTGGGGGAGAGAGGCGGGGAAGCCCCAGTGGCATTCCCAGCCAGCTCTCGTAGACGTCGAGAGAAGTCCATTGGCGGGGCTTCGAGTGGCACCGAGTTGAGCCTCATCACCCTGTCAAAGGCGCTGGGATGGTGGGTTGCCAGGGCCAGTTCATCGGGGCTGAGGTGATGGCGCGGCGGGGGGCTGAACACAGGTGGCGTCCGGGGGTAACGGCCTTCGCGGGGCGTGGATGCTGAATCCCGGCCTGATCCGGAGCCCGGCATCCTCAGAAGGCTGTATGGACTGCCATCAGCCAAGTGGACAGCATGAAGGGGAGGCTGGGAGGAGGCACAGTCACCCCCCATCCCAGGAGCTGCAGCCACTCGGGGGGTGAGGGGGCTACCTGGTTTGCTCTCCAGATAGATGCGGAAGCCGTGGGTGTTCTGGGCGTGCTGGAGCAGGAACCAGGCACTGCTGAAGGGCTGCTTACAGGTGGTGCAGATGTAACTGCTGGGCTCATCTTTatctgacagaaaaaaaaccacAGAGAGATGAGCCACATTTTAAATTGACTTTATGAGAAAACATCTATCTGTAGAATCACTGTATTTAAAAAGAGTaacacaatgtaaaatatgattgaaaaatgaaatttcaaaataaaaccccgTCACAACCAGCATTTACTCCTGGACTGAAAACAACTGTGATTATGTAGGAAACTATGAACAAATCTTTCACAATAGACCACATCTGAAACTTAATTCTAAACTAATTCtaattttaaacaaatacaaattctgAACTCCTGTACTCTAACATATGTGATGGATTAAATGTgccttatatatatttttgggaaCCAGTATTCACTTCCAGTAACCTTaacaagaaaatgaattaaacaaTAATGAGAGATATCTCAGACAGCTAGTACACAATTTACACAGTTGAGAGGGCATGAGAATATTTCAAACCATAATTGACTTTCAATAGCACTTGCACACTGACCGGCGATTTGCCTGACAACGCATGCCTAATCTCGTTAAACACACTCATCTCTCCTCCAATGCCATGTTTACAGAATTAGCAAGGCTAGAGTGGGACATGTTTCTGATGCTGCATATTAATGCTGAATACAAATACGAGgtcacatttgaaaaaaatgtaccaGCGCttatcacaaaaacacacattcccAGGGAAAATAAGCAAGGGTagatattgtgtttgactgtttgcGTGTGGGTGGGGAGGCAcctataaaaatgcatttcatgcattatttttctatttctgatTTTTCATGCTTTATGGATTTATTTAAATCCTCTCAGGTGAatagaaaaggagaagaaggggaAAGCAGAAGTGAGAGATATGCAAAACAAGAAGCATCCACCACTTGCAAATGTGCTCCCTCTTTCATCTTTTGGCTGTCTtatcctttcttctctttttttctttcactggaGGGCAGATTTTCTGAAGTCATTTGCAGACTCTGAACCCAAAACCATGGCCATACTGTGCCAGACAGGGAGAacaagggagaggagagaggaagatggGCCATGTGTATATATgggtgtttgcgtgtgtgtgtgtgtgagattgtgacTATGAGCGATCCGATCCCTAAGATGGTGGAAGGACAGTCTTGCATGTTTTAAGCCCGCTGTGCCAGAAAGACAAAGGGGTGAATAAGGGGCAGAAAGAGAAGACGGCTCCTGAGCGAAAAGAGGGATGTCGTGGATGAGCCATAGACGGAACAGATTGGTGTTTTGTGGTTCTCCTTTCTATCTCGTGTGTCAGCAGCCACCGTGCCCCCCTCCGAACAATCTCACTTAAAGACCAGAACGCGGCATGAAATGTGCACCCAATCAAACCTCTTCGCAAACCTTTTTCTCTTGACTGAAAAGAGTTGGAAAGGGGTTATACTGGTAAATTATGGATCATTACAATCTGcaaaaattacagttaattgCTGCCACCTGCGAGGGGCTTTGACCCGCTATGGAATTTTTCCATCATAAAAAAGCCATTTGCCCGTACACGTttttgctctctctcccccataagcacaaataaaatgtgcccATTACACCGGCTTTGGCTATACGTATGTTTCCTACGACTATGCATGCGTTTTAATGGCTTTAAATAGAAAGCCCCGTATCCCTCGTAAAGCGGCTGCAATAACTTGGCCTCTCCTGTTCGCTTTGCTTTGATTTGCAGCCTACACACACTTCCTCTTGCCTGTCGTAATGCGCGAGCAGAGAGTGCATATGCATGATGTGGAAAATAGATGAAATTATCTGTTATTGTGAAGGACGAGATACGGAGATTGGGGGGTTGGCTTGA
The sequence above is a segment of the Gasterosteus aculeatus chromosome 9, fGasAcu3.hap1.1, whole genome shotgun sequence genome. Coding sequences within it:
- the LOC120825197 gene encoding BCL11 transcription factor A, with protein sequence MSRRKQGKPQHLSKREFSPEPLSGVLPEEDPQDSPRLRVGQAEPLKGDQDLLTCGQCHSRFPLADILLFIEHKRRQCQGGLCTDKPVDRPPSSPLASPLSTSSSHSQTHHQHPRRARHPVEVAVQVSPRDEDCLSAPLQGIIPKQENITDKDEPSSYICTTCKQPFSSAWFLLQHAQNTHGFRIYLESKPGSPLTPRVAAAPGMGGDCASSQPPLHAVHLADGSPYSLLRMPGSGSGRDSASTPREGRYPRTPPVFSPPPRHHLSPDELALATHHPSAFDRVMRLNSVPLEAPPMDFSRRLRELAGNATGASPPLSPNRPSPMQRLLQPFQPGSKPPFSATPPLSTSQSPSGSRSTPNPLSNATQPGTPLKSKSCEFCGKTFKFQSNLIVHRRSHTGEKPFKCHLCNHACTQASKLKRHMKTHCQSKSSVLNAKSDDGLSTTSSPEPGTSDLIGSATDALKSVVAKFKSENNGLMPVNGEEDEGEEDEEEEEEEEEEEEEEDEEEEGEEEEEEIETNPGVEEEEERSDYRFSLRLEGARHHQNSEALHPHRRSSSQEPGDEDSTLELDRADDGTTTTINGLGPLSTEGLSRKLLRGRVSPGSLSPLSKRIKVEKDLDAHTPTIPNTENVYSQWLAGYAASRQLKDPFINFTGGDSRQSPFASSSEHSSENGSLRFSTPPGELDGERAASGRSGASTPHGNGRPNSKDSRRSDTCEYCGKVFKNCSNLTVHRRSHTGERPYKCELCSYACAQSSKLTRHMKTHGQMGKDVYKCEICHMPFSVYSTLEKHMKKWHSDRPLANDIKTE